cacttattgagctgttatatacactgtctggagagtcttttcttctctcccttcttattcctcctcctcccttcttcatatgttgtgtgttttgttctgtgctctttttaggggtgctcccatctagagcagtccctgtaggatgccctgtagaggtggtttgtgggaagcaaattccctcagcttttgcttgtctgggaattgtttgatcccaccatcatatttaaatgatagtcgtgctggatacagtatccttggttcaaggcccttctgtttcattgcattaagtatatcatgccattctcttctggcctgtagggtttctgttgagaagtctgatgttagcctgattggttttcctttataggtgacctttttctctctagctgcctttaaaactctttccttgtccttgatccttgccattttaattattatgtgtcttggtgttgtcctccttggatcctttctgttgggggttctgtataattccatggtctgttcgattatttcctcccccagtttggggaagttttcagcaattatttcttcaaagacactttctatcccttttcctctttcttcctcttctggtatccctataatacgaatgtttttccttttgtattggtcacatatttctcttagtgttgtttcattcctggagatccttttatctctctctatgtcagcttctatacgttcctgttctctggcttctattccttcaatggcctcttgcatcttatccattctgcttataaatccttccagggattgtttcacttctgtgatctctttcctgacatctgtgatctccttccggacttcatcccactgctcttgcatttttctctgcatctcatcccactgctcttgcatttttctctgcatctcatcccattgctcttgcatttttttctgcatctctgtcagcatgttcatgatttttattttgaattctttttcaggaggactagttaggtctgtctccttctcaggtgttgtctctgtgatctttgtctgcctgtagttttgccttttcatggtgatagagatagtctgcagagctggtacaagtgaccgctggaagagcttcccttcttgttggtttgtagccttttcctgggagaatagcgacctctagtggcttgtgctgggcagctgtgcgcagacagggcttctgcttcctgcccagttgctttggggtttatctccactgttgctgtgggcttggcctggctggggctgttcctccaaaatggtggagccccgttagagggggagcagccaggagactatttatctccgtaaggggcctctgtgctccctgctgcccagggggttagagtgcccagagatccccagattccctgcttctggtctaagtgacctgtcctgcccctttaagatttccaaaaagcactctccaaaccaaaacaacaacagcaacaatgagagagggaacagaaaggaaaaaaaaaagaaaaaacacgcgattttttttttttttttcctcaggtgccggtcccaggcacccgcgcactggtcctgctgccctgtctccctagcaccagggtccctgtcctttcaaggcttccaaaaagcacccacccaccggtcccgcagggaaggaacgctcaatattcttggtcctcaggcactggtcccacgcacccgctcaccagtcccgccgccctgcctccctagcaccggggtccctgtcccttcaaggcttccaaaaagcacttggcaaaaagagagaaaaaaaaaggggaaaaacgcgcgatttcttccgtcctcaggtgctggtctcaggcacccacccaccggtcccacagggaaaaatgcgggatattctttgtcctcaggtgccggtcccaggcacccgctcaccagtcccgccgccctgcctccctagcaccggggtccctgtcccttttaggcttccaaaaagcactcgcagaaaagagaaaaaaaaaaggggaaaaacgcgcgatttcctctgtcctcaagtgccggtctcaggcacccgcccaccggtcccgcagggaaaaacgggggatattctttgtcctcaggcgccggtcccagccacccgctcaccagtcccgccaccgtgcctccctagcactggggtccccgtcccttcaaggcttccaaaaagcgcttgccaaaaagagaaaaaaaaaaaaaaggggaaaaacgcgcgacctcctccgtcctcaggcaccggtcccaggcacccgcccccaggtctcgcagggagaaacgcgggatattctttgtcctccggcgccgttcccaggcacctcctcaccggtcccgccaccctgcctccccagcaacgggggcccgtccctctaaggcttccaaaaagcgctcgccaaaaaaaaaaactgctccggtttctctccacccgccgggagccggggggaggggcgctcgggtcccgccgggctggggcttgtatcttacccccttcacaaggcgctgggttcttgcaggtgtggatgtggtctggatgttgtcctgtgtcctgtggtctctattttaggaagatttttctttgttatattttcatagctctatgtgtttttgggaggagatttccactgctctactcacgccgccatcttggctcccgcctccctgtttttttttttaactttagacTTTATCCATTTACTTTCTACTCAGAAGATGAGGGTTTAGCTTTTTTGTAGCCCTCCTTCCAACCCCCCAACACCATAACCCTCAAAAACGTCCCTTTCCCATCTTCCCAATATGATTATATCAAAATATTTGGTTAAGTTAATCTTCATCATTTATATTGACCAAGTAAATGTTCATAGTTGACCCATTTCAgtacattattattaaatatagtcTTGTAAATTTTCTCTATTGGGCTAATAATAACTGCCTTTTTGTGGTTTGTTTAGCTTATTATTGGGCCATTGATACAGCTTTAGCAGAGCCATAAACATCAGTTTAGTATGTAAAACAAACTAGATGATCTATcagtctctcttttttctctttctctcttgtaCTTTTCTTGATGCCCCCTGCGGTAACAATTTTAACCTGAACTGGTTACTCTGTAGTCTGGCTTCGTAGCCATCTTCTGGGGTCTTTACTTCACCATCATTACAAGAATTCCCTTTATCTCTTTCTTGTATTATATCCATGTCTGCTTTCTTTTTGATTTCCTTCTGGTTTTAATGGAGCATATTCTACAATAGCTTCCTGAGAACTTGAATGTCTGAAAATGTCTAAGTTCTTACCCAATATGTTAGTTTAGCTGGATATAGGACTCTAGGGAGGAATTTATTGAAACATGGAAGTAATGTTTTCTAGCTTCTATTGTTGCTGTTGAGAGTTCATATGACATTTTGATTCCTGATGCATTTAATgtgatgtttttttttctgtctggaagCTTTTAGGTTCTTTTTTTCACACAGTATTCTGAAGTTTCATGATGATTTACTAGAAGCCATACCCACGCCTTTCCTAGGCTGATAGTGTAGTGAGAAATGCAATGAGGAGGTATGTCATCACTGCGGTATAGGGTGGAGTGGCATTATGTGGTAGTAGATGGACCCTGGAATGCTGATGGGGTTCCTCTCCCATCCTGATGTTACGAAAGGCAGCATGCAGGTGTTTTTTTTGCACTTCTCACCTGCAGGTTTCTTGCTCTGCGGGTTGTATTCACCACTAAACTTCAGATGCTCCTGTATGAGGAACTAGAAGGACCTAGGGAACTATGTCTACTCAGTTGTTTCCTCCGTTTATCCTCTgcatttgtaaataaaaataatttctccagGTAAAATACTACTTTTTAGGTTATATACTATCTTACAGAAATACATTGTTGTTCTTACATTGTTCCTTGTTGCCCTTTTATTCTTTTGGGAACTCAGTGTATGTCACTCCTTCCTGAGGAAGAGAGTTCTCATTTCACTTCTGTTCATCTGAACAGTCCTGTCacaatagatagatgataaagaGATGATCATGTGTCCATTTCAATCTGCTGAGTTTTCCAGGTAAGGCTTTTGCCATTAGTACTAGTACCAAACTCTTAAGTCATTATTAAAGGGGCTACATCTATTGGTGCGGGAAGGGTTGAGGAATGCCAACTAGGCACACCCCTGGACATGAAGAGGTAAGGAGAGGAGAAATTACCAGAACCTGGGGACAGTAGCTGTGGGTGGAAGGTGTGCTTGACAGGAGCTGTGCCTTTGGCAGTCTTGTAAGGTGGGAGAACCCCCCTTCCAGTCTCCTGCTAGGTGCTACCAGTGGTGTTTAACCCAACTGGAAGCTAGAGGTCAAGGACATCCTTTGATGTAATCCATAAAGATCAGCTTTCTAGGGCACAGAGCAGGGTAGAAAATGTCAGTGAGGCAAATCTCCAGTATGGTTAGGTTTAAAGGTGTTTTTGAAACCTAGagattaattccttttttttttggaagaagaGATGTTCAACTGTAAGGGCTAATTGCAACTCTTAAGGACAGTTCCTGTTTTCCAGGGAGTTGGTACTTGGCTTTTACCCTGACCATTACAAGTTAGTTTGCAAGTCCTTAACTTTATGTTACTTGTGGAATTTTAACATACCAATCTTACTATTATTGTTAACTAAATAACATTTGTTGTTAAACCTGTGTACTCCCCCTcaccactccccacccaccctccatcTGTTATCATTCCCTGAAACTGCTTAGCAAATACCAAATATTTTTGTACTTATCAGTCAGCTTTTATAGCACTCTGCCCCCATGGAAAAAAGAGCTAAATGTATATCCGTTGGGCAATAGCAGAGACATGCAGCACCCTGGCAATTGCCTATTTTTAATCTACATTCCTCTCCTTTCTGTTTGAGATGAATAGGTACAGCATTTCTCACACCGCCCAGTGCACAGCATTGTACAATTTCTCCCTTTTGAGGGAAAGCCCTCGGCAGGTGCTTCCCTCTGCAGTCTTCCTTACCTAGACACTTCGACTTTGTGGTGATGAGAATGTCCACTTTTAACAGCGGGTCATTTTGCTCTCAGGTCAGTGACAGTCTGCTCTTTGATACATCGGACGACGAGGAGCTGAGAGAACAGTTGGACATGCATTCGATCATCGTGTCCTGTGTTAGTGACGAGCCCCTCCTCACTGCGGATCAGGTATAAAGGAGAACGTCATCGGCGGAAGGAAAGGGAACCTCGAGCTGAGAAGCAATTTCTTACTGTGGCAATAAGTGGTGGGATGTTGGAATTTACTTgtttttcctacatttttttgCTCTAGAAGCATAACATGAATTCcactaaggaaagaagaaaatatatgcaatCTGAAGCAGATGGGATTATGTTAGTTTGGAAGATTTTCCAGTGTAGGCAGTTTTCCAATATAGGTATTGTTCATGCAGTACAGCGAGTTACTCAGGAAGGGTTATTGCTTAaattgaaatcagaaaaaaatgtattttcttcttcccttagATTTAGCCAGACATGGGCAAACTATAATATATCTGTGTAGAAATTATCTAGTTTCTATAAAACCCTGGGTATAAATGACTAGTATTTATTACTAGTACATACTGTGTATTCCAGAAAGATGTGAGCTTTATTCCTGTGGAATGTGCTAACAATGTCAGCCCTATGTTCATTTAAAACCTGTTGAatcagcttttccattttctgaattCTCTTCCCACTTCTGTTGTATTGTTAAAATGTGATGCAAGAACTTCTTCCTGAAACAACATGTCCCAAGGCTACTTGGGCTGTGAATGCTGTCAAACTATATTTTTAGGCTGGAAATGAGGTTAGTAAAGAGTTGTATTATTTGGCAAGGTTGGGAGGAGTACATTATAAAGTGTGTATAAAAGgagtacattaaaaaatgtgattttgatGTTCCTTAGTTATATTTGTGGCTGGATTATTCAAGGCCTGCAGAGAGTGCGGTACTTTAAAAAGCAAGATAATAGACTCGAAGTCTGTGGGAGCTACAGCATGATAGCCCAGGGAAAGACATGAGCCTGAGAATTCATTGTCTCCTCACTAATCTGCCTGAGTACCGTAAGCTATCCCTGCTTTTAAGATTTAGGGAAAGATTCTGTAGCCTCCTTCAGTGCTTCATTGTACTCTTATAATGCTTATTTTAGAAAATCTTCTTACTAATTAACATAATCCCCACCTGCTTCAGATTTACATTGTTTTTCCTCAGAACAAGTGTTACATGTTAAGCTTGCTGATTCATATTGTATTTTTTctaatagcttttttaaaaaaactcttagaTCTGTTTTTTCTAAGTATTGAGTAATTTTTCAGGTTTTCCTTAAATTCTTGCTGATTTCTATATCTTTAACTTTATCTGGAACAGGACAAGATACTGTTGTAAGAGTTGAGCAACATTGCATATGGCAGTAGATATGTTTCTGAAATTTTCCTACTTTTgtgcagctttttttttctctttgagcttctacattttaagtaattttttaatatcCCTTTATCTTTCattgaattaatatatgaatatCTTTTTCTGCTGTTAAAGGAAAATTTTGCCTCTGTAGAGGTAATTTCTTGCTTTATAAAGTTTTTTATACTgttgtgttttctaaattttatgtCAAAACTTGATTAAATGGCTTTCGATTAAGCATTTGCATGTGGTAGATGGtatattttctgtcatttgctTTCCATCTCTATGATCTGGTTTGGGCGTGTCTGAAGTAAACTATACATGTTTTTGCAGCACCATTTCTCAGACACTGCGAGATCTGATAGGGCCTACTGAATCATGATGGACATATTAAATCATAttgtttaattttgtgtttagtgtattgtaattttttttggatAAACCGTGTTCACTCTTACGATCAAAATTTTGATTATTCAGAACACCCACTCTTGCACACTGTTGGTTAATAGAGAATTTAGGGCACTTCTGCTCTGGTTGCCTCAGGTGAGCACCATGTTATAGATGGATTATTTTCTTGTGTATATTTGGTTAACACTGGTATGTATATTTTGGAAGGTTattgaagaaattgaagaaatgATGCAGGAATCACCAGACCCTGAAGATGATGAAACACCCACACAGTCAGATCGGCTTTCAATGCTTTCTCAGGAAATTCAAACTCTTAAGAGGTCTAGTACAAGCAGTTATGAAGAGAGTAAGAAACCCCACTTAAGTCAGTGCTCTTTGTGCTTTTTGTGTACCCCAGCCATGCAGTGTGACCTTCTCCAGGCAACCTGGATTGTCACAGGCTGTGTACAGGCCTTTCCCTGGCTTTCTAGTAATACTCAGTGTATGTTTTAATCCTTGCTGAGGGAATGTGTCATCATCACCTTTGAATCCTGTGTTAGTCAGCTCgggctactgtaacaaagtaccacaggttGGCTGGGTGggttaaacaacagaagtttattttctcacaggtctggaggctgaggttcaagatcaaggtgcaggCAGAGTTAGTTCGTTTCTCCTGGGACCTCTCTCTTTGGCTGGTAGACGGCCACCGTCTCTCTGTCCTTTGTGGACTTTCCcccatgtgtgtctgtgtcctggtCTTCTCATCGTGTAAGGAGACCAGTCACATTAGATTAGGGTCCACCCTAACAACCTCACTTTAACTTAATTATCTCTTTCAAGGACCCTGTCCCCAAAtacggtcacattctgaggtcctgggggttagggcttcagtgGTGTCCTCTCTCTCACATGAGGGGGAATGCTGAGAAAAAACTGAAATGGGGTTTCAGGCACTATTTGACCCTTTCGTTTTCCCAGTCTTAAGGAAAATTCACATGCAGAGGCATATGTGACTAAGTATGTATTCAGTCCATTCTTCAAATCGACTTCTTGCCTCACCAGAAGTCCGCCAGCACCCTGCTAAATTGCTTGTGATTTCTTGTCCGCAGGTAGTTTCTGACTCACTTTCTGCTTTTGtgtttgttcttttccttgtATAAGTCTTTCAGTCTTGACTCAGGTACAAATCATGGGAAAATTGATTTAGAAAAGTAAATTTTGTTATACGTTTATTCTCGGCCATACTGAGAAGGGACTTTGTGCACCTACCTCTACTCAGACCTGCCCACCAGCAGTTTGAAGATTCTGAGAAGGTCACAAATAATTTAAATGCTTAGAATATGATTTTTGCTCTTTGTCACAAAACACTCCATTGTGCCCCCTTGAAACATTTTTTGTCTTAGTATCTGtcatgcttttgcttttggtcGTAGGAGTAAAAAGGCTCTCGGTGTCTGAATTAAACGAACTGCTGGAAGAAATCGAGACTGCCATTAAGGACTATTCCGAGGAGCTGGTGCAGCAACTGGCCCTGCGAGATGAACTGGAGTttgaaaaggaagtgaaaaacagcTTTATCTCTGTCCTCATCGAAGTGCAGAACAAGCAGAAAGAGCACAAAGAGActgccaaaaagaagaaaaaactcaaGAACGGCAGCTCTCAGAATGGGAAGAACGAGAGAAGCCACATGCCCGGCACAGTAAGTGATGTGTCTCAGGTGGCCCCGCCCGCGGGAAGCCCGTGCAACCCCTGCGCTGCGGACGGCAGCCAGCGAGGTCCGCTTTGTCCTGGGAGTGCCCGAGGGATTCTGTTCCGGAATTCCAGGCTCAGGTCCCCCAGAAACGGGTTTGTGACGGTGCTCCGGACAGTCCGGATAGTTCAGTATGGCAGGACGGAGGGAAGTAAGTggaaggaagacaggaaggaaggtgGAAGATGTCTTAAAAGAAGATTTAGCCGGAGACCATTTTAGTAGATCTAAGTGTTAGTACTGATTGTGTTTGGCTGGTGAGTTTAAGAATGGTagcattttctcatctttgatCAGGAAAGAGAAGGCAGTTCTGGGTTGCTGGGCTGCCAATGAGCAGTTACTACAAATGAAAAGAATCTTATCCTTTAGCCCATTTATTGTACTGTATTTTGCCTATGAGTAAATGATGCTTTCTTAGTGTAATGTCCATTTGTACATAGATAGAGAGGACATAGCTTATGAACCGACTTTGAAAGAGTTCCCAGACATGTGGTActacatattttaagaaatgacagTATTGAGTGAGTAGGTATTTATTTAGCCACTTCCTGTGATGGccctgaaaaataaacaaaagcagaaacctaGAACATTTATTTGAATGTACAGTTCTCGAAAGTTTGCTTTCAAATATCAGGGACGATATACTGTGTCTCatgttcttaaaaattatgcctTTCAAATTGCCAATTATACAAGTAGGATTGAATAAAATGCTTAGTTAAGAAGTCATAGCATGGTTGGCAATTTCTGCCTATCTGCTTTTAGGGATTACATGTAAATCCTCCATTTATTGGTGTTAACAGTTGGCTGGGGGAAATAAATTTATCCCTAGAGGGGTTTAAAGGCTTCTTTTTGTAACTCCCATATAAAAGGGTTAGAGTGGATTCACTGTGTAATTGTACATGGCATTTATATTGAGAAATGGATTTGGCAAGGCAACATTTAGGACTTACTCGAACCTTTGTTAATCTTGAAGTAGATTCATAGTAACAGTAAATTTTTTCACAATATTCGGACTTTAACATTGCTTCTTGAATACTGTTCTACTATTTTGTGTCAAAACCTTTACTCAGGCTAGTGATGGCATTGGTAAACTTGTGGTATTAGCTCCTTTTTTCTTAAGCCTAAAATGCTAGAGAAAGACCATCCCATCTGTGACTACAAGGAGTCTGAAACTTATGATTCTGAAGATAGTGGCAGGTGTCACAGAAGAACCCTATGTGGAAATGGCCAGTTGGATAAGCAGATTCCAGAAGATATTAACTTTCCCAGACATTTTTTATAACATGCAGTTTTGGCAAAGCCTCATCACCAGGACTTCACCACCGTCAGTGACACTAATTTCTAAAAATTGGTGACCTTCTTATGGATACCATGAGTTTACCTGTTTCCAAATAACATtagtcacttttttctttctactatagATATTTTTATTCACAGACCTTGGACCTTAAGCATGTAATAACTTCCTTCCATTCTTCCTTAGGCATGTTTTATTGAAACAAAGTATCAATTTGTATTTGGTACAGCACTTTATCCATTATTGCTAGTTTGTTCTCATGGTCCAGAGATACTGTAATGGAATCACATGGTGGCAATAGAGCAGAGTTAAACCTTCAGGTGTTAATTTTGGACacgtattttatttttaatgttttctatagTGAAAAAAAATTGGCTTAAGGATACTATTTAGAACATTAGAAAATTTCTTTAGGGCATGAAAATactattaaatatgaaaatattgggTATCTTATAAAAGTGAAATGTTATCTTGatttgtataaattttaaaaatctgctacATGTTGGATAATATAAgacaattattcatttattcaaatatttgcaGTATcttctttgtgccaggcactgttgagGATAAAGTGGCAAATAAAACAGACAAGGCCTATGGCCCCTTGGAGCTTATATTCTCATGAGGGacagaggaaataaagaaaaaaatgaaaagactgtAATTTCAGGTGGTAAGAAATGCCACCAAGAAAACAAGGCTGGGTAAGGTGGGTGGTGGTGATGCTTTTGGGGGAGCTCTTTTTAGTAGGTGTTCCCTGTGTCTCTGCTCCTCCTGATTGGCAAGGAGGCTACCCTGGCCCTTTCCAGTTGTCTGTCTGGAGGGCAGGTTGGAGGCATAGATTCTCTCTTTGGGAAATGAGACTCATctcttctttgtcttgtttttggCATCTGGAGAGCCTAGGGGTAGGGGCTTGAGACTGGTATGGTTGAAGGGCACTATTAACCGTATGGCGACCTATGTGTGTTTCTTGGAACTGACTGCTGTTTTGGGTCTTGGAGCTTCTAGAAGGTAACTTCCCTTTTTTGGAGTGGCCCTCCATTCCTGATTCCCTTGTCCACTtgggagttttttcttttttaacttattcTTCAAAATCATCATCAAGCATTGTCCTCCTTTCTTAGAACTTCCTCGGTGACTCTTCCTCCAATGGAGAATTGACTGTGCTCCCCTTTTGGGGTCAGTATTATTCCTTTTAGCTATTTCTCTTAGTACTGCCATACCATCTTGCAATGTTTTGTCTTCCTATCTGTATTTATTATGGCTCTGTAAGGGTAGGAAGTGGAACTTTATTATTCTGAGTAAATGCTAGTTATTATAGATGTCCAGCAGCTAGACATTTCTCCCTGAAGATCTTGTAGGAATTGAAAATTTATCCTATCAATCCAAAGTTACCATTTTTCTAAAGTTGaatttattgtgtattttcctttggTTAGTGAAACTACAGTCTACTCATTCACCAAAACAAGTGGAATTTCTAAGTCAAGGAATATGCAATTTTAAAGGCTTTTAAACAACCATCCTTTTATATTGTGCTACAGAAACGTAATCCAGTAACTGCATAAGTGAGCTGGCCATTTCCCCATACCTTCAACCAACAATGGATGTCACTAGCCTTTTAATATATACTGATCTGATAGGCAAGCAATGGTTTGatctattgactgtattctctttAAGTGGCCTATTATGTCAGTTTGAGATGTTtatcatatttatgtatatatgaggATGCACATACTTCTGATGTCATATTACCTTACTCTATTTTAGTCATTGGCTTAAGTGTGTCTTTGGAAAGAATGCAGCCTTCCCAAAGGCTTATTCACATTGTTTCTCTAGTACCTCACCTAATTTTTTGTGTTGCACATCACttaatacatgtttgttgaattgaaACTTCACTATAAAGGAGGTGGAATCCCAGAGGATTTGAATTTGTTGTATTTGAATCATTGttctgttggggttttttttttgccagtcttCTGTTTATATTGCATAGACTACAGGTCATTGAATTTCAGTGATAGTTCACATGAGTACAAGAACTAGTTGAAGTATACCAGATATGGTTTAGTACTGAAGTGGTTGTTACCTAGAATTTGTAAATTCTGAATTACCTGAATTCGTAAAGACATTATACTGATTACCTATTTAACATCATATCTTATAAAGCTTATATAGATGGAAATGGACTTACTTCCTCCTTTGGAATccactaacattttaaaattaaaagtcacATGTAAGGTTGCTTATTCAGTCTAGGGTTGAGAAGATAGGAATCTGTTGTATTTTTTCTGTGTGCCATAATCACATTGAACTTTCAAGAGAGAGTTCTAGTGTGTTATACCCACCACAAGCAAAGATGTGTAAATGCTTCAGTTTAAGAGTTGTTCTGAAAACTTTTGGGATATTAGTGATTGGTGACTGTTGTGAAGAGAACCACATTAACTTATTGTTTTTAGGGCTTAGGGAGGTAACTGCTTAAAGGTGGGGGAGAACTAGGGCTTGGGTGATACTCTTGCttgtctatatttttctttcacaggtGCATCGCTCCATCTGTCCTTATGACTCTTAGCTTTTATTATGACTAATAGTCAAGCTATATTGCTTCTCTGTTATATGCAAAAAATGCTGCAGtagtttttatttaatctttaccaaAGCTGTCTTTAAGgtaagagaaatttattttgacTTAAGACAGCTACTATtagattattttgaagtaattctGCTTTATACTAGCTCAAAGCCTAGAAGGCAATATTCTGATATAACTACTTGAATTTGGgcttttgtttaaaataacatggacctggcttttttttttgaaatttaaagtttTCACATTTGTCAAGATGATTTGGACAAGGGTTTGGCAAGGTAAACTACTGACCAAGGCCCAAATCAACCTTCTGctcatttataaataaagttttattttaacacagccacatccattcatttacctATGATCCATGACTGTGTTAGTGTTCCAAGaacagagttgaatagttgcaacagagactgtgTGCtcataatctaaaatatttactatctgtccctttatagaaaaagtgtgCCAACCCCCCGATTTAgactaaaatttaataaaattataagttagaagaaaaaaagatgtgaaCTTGATTTAAGTGAGTTTGTCTAGATAAAAAGACTACTATGTTGTGCCAAAAACGTATTATAAAATGCACCTTACTCTGTCCGAGGAGAGTGTGCTGAGTCGTTACCTTCCTCAGTGCTCTCCCGGCAGCTGGAGTTGTGCCCACAGATGGTGATGCCTTGGCCAGTCCAGCTCCATGCCACTTGCCACAGGCACCCCGCCGAGTAACAGGCCTCTGTGCTCAGATTCCCAGTAGCTAAGTGAAGAGAGCCAGCAGGTAGACCAGGTGGAGACAGACAAAAGGGATACAAATGTTGGCAGTCCTCTGGGCatgctatattctttttttttttattttggtatcattaatctacaattacagaaagaacattatgtttactatgttccccccttcaccaagtcccacccacataccccttcacaatcactgtccatctgtgtagtaagatgctgtaaaatcactacttgtcttctctgtgttgcacagccctccccatgcccccaacgcactatacatgctaatcgtaagggcATGCTGTATTCTTACATAGGGTAAAAGGTAGTTTAAGGAAGGTAGAGGAGAAGTGGAAAAGGGGCTGATTTTCCCCTTACTTTTGG
This genomic interval from Manis javanica isolate MJ-LG chromosome 1, MJ_LKY, whole genome shotgun sequence contains the following:
- the FEZ2 gene encoding fasciculation and elongation protein zeta-2 isoform X2 encodes the protein MAADGDWQDFYEFQEPARSLQDQENCNASPEAGAGPGGGGDGFPALACSLEEKLSLCFRPAGPGAEPPRAAVRPITERSLLQGDEIWNALTDNYGNVMPVAWKSSHTRTLHLLTLNLSEKGVSDSLLFDTSDDEELREQLDMHSIIVSCVSDEPLLTADQVIEEIEEMMQESPDPEDDETPTQSDRLSMLSQEIQTLKRSSTSSYEERVKRLSVSELNELLEEIETAIKDYSEELVQQLALRDELEFEKEVKNSFISVLIEVQNKQKEHKETAKKKKKLKNGSSQNGKNERSHMPGTYLTTVIPYEKKNGPPSVEDLQILTKILCAMKEDSEKVPSLLTDYILKVLCPT